CAGCGATTGACGTATTGGGTAGCAGAATGGGGGTGTGCAGGGATTTTACCCATGTAGCAATTGCGCTGTGCCGGAGTATAAACATACCAGCCAGGATGGTAGTCGGATACCTGCATGAACTAAAACCGATGGATTTGCATGCCTGGTTTGAGGCTTATGTTGGGAATAGATGGTATACTTTTGATGCGTTGATGGAGCGGCCGGTTGGAGGGCGGATTATTATGGCTTATGGGAGAGATGCAGCAGATGTGGCATTTGCGAGTCATTTTGGCGAGGTGGTGCTGGCAAAGATGGAGGTAAAAGTGGATGAGCTCTAATCAAGTAGTTCAGTCGGTAAGAATAAAAGCCTACCCGACTCCATCAGGGATACGAATAATAAGAGAGGCTGTACCGGACTTATGATACAGCCTCTCCTATTATCACCTGAATAAGAGTTGGGAAAATTTGTAAAGATTATTGCGCCACACCGGCCAGGTATGGCCACCAGGATACTCGCTGTATTTATATTTGACGCCTGCTTCATCAAACCTTTTCAACATTTGCTGACAGTTATTGTATGCTATATCCTCTTTACCCCCCATAGCGATCCAGAACTGCTTCAGATCAGTATTGATCTTACCTGAAGACTTTTGCATATAAGCATATTGTTGTTCTGCCACAGGTTGCTGCCCCCCAAACCAACCAGAGCTAAAAACCCCGAGATAAGCAAAGAGATCAGTGTGATTGACACCCGCATAAAGGGTTTGAATACCGCCCATAGACAGTCCAGCCAATGCCCTGTGTGCTGCATTTGTAATCGTACGGTAGTTTTTATCTACAAAAGGTACCACCACATTGACCAGTTCATTTTCAAAAGCCCGCAATGCCATTTCATTAAATCCGCCGGTAGAAACATTCCCGTCCATCATCACGACCAGCATCTGTTCTGCCTGTTGTGCGGCAATAAGATTATCCAGGATAAGATCGGTCTTTCCCTGTGTACTCCACCCACGTTCATCCTCACCTCCGCCATGCAGCAGGTAAAGCACAGGATACCGCCTGCTGGTACTGGTATCATACCCCGGAGGCGTATACACAAAACAACGCCGCCATGTATTAGTAACCAGCGAAAAATAACGTTTCATGCGTACATCACCATGGGCAACATCTTTAATAGCATAATAAGCGCCACCGGAAAAAGGTATTTCTATACCCGCAGCCATACGGCCCATTCCATAAAAAGTTTCGCTGGCCGGATCGGCAACCGCCACCCCGTCTATCAGTAATGAATAATAATGAAACCCTTCACTGATGGAATCTGTAGTAGCTATCCAATAACCTCCTGTATCCTTCGACAGCTCATATTTCCTCCCAAGATCAACCTGCACCTGTTTTGCCTGTGGTGCTTTCAGGCGAAAAACAACACGATTATCAGGCAATACCTGTGGAAACCGGGCATTTCGTACATTGGTAGCAGCTGGACTACCGGCTACAGTGTAATGCTGAAATACTGTGGGTGACACAGGCTTGAAGAGAAATTTCGAAAACATATACAGGCCGTTTTTCCAGACTTTAAAATCATGCCCGCCCGGCTCTAAATAATAAATGTGCGGCACTTCATTTTCATAGAGATAATCGTGCATACGCTTACTGATGCTAATGAGATTATCATCATTTCCGCATGAAATCCAGAGAAGTTTCAATTGCTTTTTTATCAGTGCCGGATCCGGCACTAATAACTCAGGCATTTTCGTATTGGGAGCAGCAGAAAAGCTACCCACCCAGGCAAACCTGTCAGGGTGCGCCAGACCAAAGTTGAGTGATTGCCCTCCCCCCATCGATAGTCCTGCAATTGCCCGGTTTTCCCTGTCAGTAAATACCGGAAATTGCTTTTCCACAAAAGGAATGAGGTCCTGCAAAAGGTCCTGCTCAAAAGTAGCGAATGCCTGCACCTTGTCAGGGGCCATTATATTGCCGGTAGCCCGGTCATCCTTCATCGCTCTTCCGTTTGGCATAATCACTATCATTGGTACCAGTTGCCCTTCTGCATATAGATTATCCAGGATTATCTGTGGGGAGCCGCCATTGAGCCATTCCTTCTCATCACCGCCAATGCCATGCAATAAATACAAAACAGGGTATTTTTTCTTTTTAGAATAGCCGGGAGGCGTATACACCAGGGCCTTTCGTATTGTACCTACCGTGCCGGATTGATACCGGATCGTATCAATCCTGCCGTGACTGATATTATTGCGCAGAGAATCGAAGCCATTTGGCGCCTGGGTAGCCATCTCCTGTGCATCTCCATACAGGTAGGCTAAACAAAAAATGGAAAGTAGAATGATGCTTTTTTTCATGTGAAATTTATTATCGGCTATTAATTATGGTTCAGGGTTTATCCCACCAGACCCTTGTACTCAATTTATCAGGCCCCTGCCTTGCAACCGCCTGGTTGACATTTTCAATATTCACGCTAAGTTCAGAGGTCGGGTATGTGAGTCGCCTGATAAAAGTTCCGTTGGGCACGTCCGGATTATTGGGTTGTCCATACATATTTGGAGCGAGGTTAGGGAATCCACTTCTCCTGAAATTGGCAAAGGCCTCGGGGCCATTCAGGAAAGATGCAATCCAGTACTGTGTGTTGATCTGCTCCAGTTCATTGCCGGCTGTCAGCGGCGTAGCTGCTACATAGGCATCGCGGTCTGCAATACGGATGGCTGAATTTACATCAAAGGTAGCCATTTGGTCCATGTGAGAGATAATACCGTCAGCAAAATACTTCGCTGTACTTCCGGTAGTGATCCAG
This window of the Chitinophaga sancti genome carries:
- a CDS encoding alpha/beta hydrolase-fold protein, whose amino-acid sequence is MKKSIILLSIFCLAYLYGDAQEMATQAPNGFDSLRNNISHGRIDTIRYQSGTVGTIRKALVYTPPGYSKKKKYPVLYLLHGIGGDEKEWLNGGSPQIILDNLYAEGQLVPMIVIMPNGRAMKDDRATGNIMAPDKVQAFATFEQDLLQDLIPFVEKQFPVFTDRENRAIAGLSMGGGQSLNFGLAHPDRFAWVGSFSAAPNTKMPELLVPDPALIKKQLKLLWISCGNDDNLISISKRMHDYLYENEVPHIYYLEPGGHDFKVWKNGLYMFSKFLFKPVSPTVFQHYTVAGSPAATNVRNARFPQVLPDNRVVFRLKAPQAKQVQVDLGRKYELSKDTGGYWIATTDSISEGFHYYSLLIDGVAVADPASETFYGMGRMAAGIEIPFSGGAYYAIKDVAHGDVRMKRYFSLVTNTWRRCFVYTPPGYDTSTSRRYPVLYLLHGGGEDERGWSTQGKTDLILDNLIAAQQAEQMLVVMMDGNVSTGGFNEMALRAFENELVNVVVPFVDKNYRTITNAAHRALAGLSMGGIQTLYAGVNHTDLFAYLGVFSSGWFGGQQPVAEQQYAYMQKSSGKINTDLKQFWIAMGGKEDIAYNNCQQMLKRFDEAGVKYKYSEYPGGHTWPVWRNNLYKFSQLLFR